One genomic region from Glaciimonas sp. PAMC28666 encodes:
- a CDS encoding BrnA antitoxin family protein, which produces MFLSTKKSISIRLDADVLAALKASGDGWQTRINDALRALFIGR; this is translated from the coding sequence GTGTTTCTCTCGACAAAAAAATCAATTTCAATTCGCCTTGATGCTGATGTGCTAGCGGCGCTGAAAGCGTCTGGAGATGGCTGGCAAACGCGTATAAACGATGCCTTACGCGCATTGTTTATTGGTCGTTAA
- a CDS encoding BrnA antitoxin family protein produces the protein MSTDKNPTKLELHVIVFAGPNGSGKTSLIDEIKVSGLKTVGGVYPLPVRFINPDQVSKDLQGDFVDQNARDWAAARAAVQMRAEATTSQQPFAFETVMSHPSRINELLMLKEEGYKVLLTFITTDDPEKNVARVNLRYETGSTTGHYVPSEKVRERYSRTLALLPRAAEIADAVFIYDNSADFEKARLQVVIEKDAQFSIASDPKEWVYQQLINPLQQRDNEFNDMTALLAERGYALGETDELRGTYQGSVLHVSTYFLAQFDTVLQQAVIHDRLMLDTAQDVLPIYTEKKNLTIRYSLRDAPVVKERLTISLSVDILTQFRATGDDWQTRMDAALRDWLKDHALTH, from the coding sequence ATGTCCACCGATAAAAATCCCACAAAACTCGAACTGCATGTCATCGTTTTTGCTGGCCCGAATGGCTCAGGTAAAACGTCCTTAATAGATGAAATCAAAGTATCAGGTCTCAAAACAGTCGGCGGTGTCTACCCTCTTCCCGTCCGCTTCATAAATCCCGACCAAGTATCAAAAGACCTGCAAGGGGACTTCGTAGATCAAAACGCCCGCGACTGGGCCGCGGCTAGAGCTGCAGTGCAAATGCGCGCAGAAGCTACCACTAGTCAACAGCCATTTGCTTTTGAAACGGTCATGAGCCACCCTTCCCGAATCAATGAGCTATTAATGCTAAAAGAAGAGGGTTACAAAGTCCTGCTAACTTTCATCACGACAGACGATCCAGAAAAGAATGTCGCTCGGGTAAACCTGCGCTACGAGACGGGCTCAACGACAGGCCACTATGTTCCATCCGAAAAAGTTCGGGAAAGGTATAGCCGCACATTAGCGTTATTACCCCGCGCAGCGGAGATTGCCGATGCCGTATTTATATATGACAACTCGGCCGATTTTGAAAAGGCGCGCTTACAGGTTGTCATTGAAAAGGATGCGCAATTTTCGATAGCATCGGACCCGAAGGAGTGGGTCTATCAACAATTGATCAACCCGCTTCAGCAACGGGATAACGAATTTAACGACATGACAGCCCTACTGGCCGAACGAGGCTATGCATTGGGGGAGACTGACGAGCTACGCGGCACTTATCAAGGTAGTGTTTTGCACGTATCCACCTATTTCTTAGCACAATTCGATACCGTGCTTCAGCAAGCGGTGATACATGACCGGCTAATGCTAGACACTGCGCAAGACGTTTTACCGATTTATACAGAAAAGAAAAATTTGACTATTCGGTATTCACTGCGGGATGCACCAGTGGTCAAAGAGCGCCTCACCATAAGCCTGTCGGTGGATATATTAACGCAGTTCCGCGCTACCGGGGACGACTGGCAGACACGCATGGATGCCGCTTTGCGCGACTGGTTGAAAGACCATGCTTTAACGCACTAA
- a CDS encoding contractile injection system protein, VgrG/Pvc8 family has translation MTDRIPDFRVTLDGRDLTAILRPRLISLMLTECRNESADQLDIALDDTDGQLAIPSKGAKIHLHIGWKHSGLVDKGTFTVDEVEHSGAPDTITLRARTANLIDTFRQIEEHSFHDTTLGAIIEVIAFRQQLTAGIAEALRTVNIKHIDQTRESDAAFLRRLGKRYDAVATVKNDTLIFLPASFSQTVSGKPLPTIHITRQSGDGHRYHSAERDSYTGVRVFWQDDKQGLRQSVIAGRAENAKRLRTTYASDTDARTAAVAEWLRIQRGLATFELNLAVGNPALMPQSPIIVSGFKAAIDRVDWLTEKVTHSIGSGGFTTSIALETKTEDA, from the coding sequence ATGACTGACCGCATCCCTGATTTCCGCGTCACCTTAGATGGCCGTGACCTGACCGCCATCCTTCGACCGCGCCTGATCAGCTTAATGCTGACCGAATGCCGCAACGAGTCTGCTGACCAGCTCGACATTGCGCTCGACGACACCGACGGTCAACTTGCCATCCCGTCCAAAGGCGCAAAAATTCATCTGCACATCGGCTGGAAACATAGCGGCCTGGTCGACAAAGGCACGTTTACCGTCGATGAAGTCGAGCACAGCGGCGCGCCCGACACCATCACGTTACGCGCCCGAACTGCGAATCTGATCGACACGTTCCGGCAAATCGAAGAACATAGCTTCCATGACACCACGCTCGGCGCGATCATTGAAGTCATTGCCTTCCGGCAGCAACTCACAGCGGGTATTGCAGAGGCACTCCGCACCGTCAACATTAAGCACATCGACCAGACCCGTGAGAGTGATGCGGCCTTTCTGCGTCGTCTCGGCAAACGGTACGATGCGGTCGCTACCGTTAAAAACGATACTTTGATTTTTTTGCCCGCCAGCTTTAGCCAAACCGTGTCCGGCAAGCCATTGCCGACCATCCATATCACCCGCCAATCGGGGGACGGCCACCGTTATCACAGTGCCGAACGTGACAGCTATACCGGTGTGCGGGTGTTCTGGCAGGATGACAAACAAGGGTTGCGACAAAGCGTGATCGCCGGAAGGGCTGAGAATGCCAAGCGGCTTCGTACTACCTACGCCAGCGACACCGACGCCCGTACTGCGGCCGTTGCCGAATGGCTGCGCATTCAGCGCGGGCTAGCGACGTTTGAATTGAATCTGGCGGTAGGTAATCCGGCTCTCATGCCGCAATCGCCAATTATCGTTTCCGGGTTTAAAGCAGCGATTGATCGTGTGGATTGGCTGACCGAAAAAGTCACGCACAGCATTGGGTCTGGCGGTTTTACTACCTCTATTGCGCTAGAGACTAAAACAGAGGACGCGTAG